The proteins below come from a single Pedobacter aquae genomic window:
- a CDS encoding ExbD/TolR family protein: MNLRKRKRPHVEVHTAALNDIMFFLLLFFLLASAVVNPNVVKLFLPRSSSGQAVPQKTINVSITKELEYFVEKEQVPFELLEQKILPYQQANPDLTIILFADRTIAIENIVNLTDIANKLKIKLVLATETKK; encoded by the coding sequence ATGAATTTAAGAAAGCGAAAAAGACCACATGTAGAAGTACATACGGCAGCGTTAAACGATATTATGTTTTTCCTGTTGTTGTTCTTTTTATTAGCTTCTGCGGTTGTAAATCCAAATGTGGTGAAGTTATTTTTACCAAGATCTAGTTCTGGGCAGGCTGTTCCGCAAAAAACAATTAATGTTTCTATTACGAAAGAATTGGAATATTTTGTTGAAAAAGAGCAAGTACCTTTTGAACTTCTAGAGCAGAAGATTTTACCCTATCAGCAAGCCAATCCAGATTTAACAATTATTTTATTTGCAGATAGAACCATTGCCATAGAAAATATTGTGAATTTAACTGATATAGCCAACAAACTTAAAATAAAGCTTGTTTTAGCAACAGAAACTAAGAAATGA
- a CDS encoding MotA/TolQ/ExbB proton channel family protein, with product MFLQDIGVDTLSNTIQAMQAPQQVEELSLFNLLTKGGWVMIPLALLAFLGLIIFFERYFTIRKAAKDESQLTMQVRSSIKSGNLDSAIAICKSSNTPIGRMLQKGLLRIGRPIKDIEGAIENVGKLEVSKLEKNIGILGIIAGIAPMLGFVGTIIGVITIFHDVSVKGIIEIGTISGGLYVKMISSATGLIIGIIAYIFYNILNIMVDKVILKMETDSIEFIDLLEEPGR from the coding sequence ATGTTTTTACAAGATATCGGAGTAGATACTTTATCAAATACCATTCAGGCGATGCAGGCCCCACAGCAAGTAGAAGAATTAAGCTTGTTTAATTTATTAACCAAAGGTGGTTGGGTAATGATACCACTTGCATTATTGGCATTTTTAGGTTTAATTATATTTTTTGAACGCTATTTTACCATCAGAAAAGCTGCAAAAGACGAGTCTCAGCTAACTATGCAGGTTCGTTCTAGCATTAAAAGTGGTAATTTAGATTCTGCTATAGCCATTTGTAAAAGCAGCAATACGCCAATTGGTAGAATGCTGCAAAAAGGTTTGTTAAGAATAGGCAGACCTATCAAAGATATTGAAGGGGCTATAGAAAACGTAGGTAAGCTAGAAGTTTCTAAGCTTGAAAAAAATATAGGCATTTTAGGTATCATCGCTGGTATTGCACCCATGTTAGGTTTCGTAGGAACAATTATTGGTGTAATTACGATTTTCCATGATGTATCTGTTAAAGGAATTATAGAAATTGGTACCATATCTGGAGGTTTATATGTAAAGATGATTTCATCTGCAACAGGTCTTATCATTGGTATTATTGCCTATATTTTCTATAATATCTTAAATATCATGGTAGATAAGGTGATCCTGAAAATGGAGACAGATTCAATAGAATTTATTGACTTGTTAGAAGAACCAGGAAGATGA
- a CDS encoding bifunctional folylpolyglutamate synthase/dihydrofolate synthase translates to MSPYSHLKNYQQTLDYLYAKLPMFTRIGAEAIKKDLTNTLAFCEVLGNPHQKIKTIHVAGTNGKGSVSHMLAAILQESGYKTGLYTSPHLRDFRERIKINGVMMPEDDVIQFVRLHQQVIEDISPSFFEVTVAMAFDYFAQQEVDIAIIEVGLGGRLDSTNIITPELSVITNIGYDHMNILGDTLAQIASEKAGIIKQNIPVVVGEYLEETLPIFTTKAKQENAAIRFAADELEVKVISQTAQKMELEVKSKFINAQFSLDLAATYQIKNFKAVLLAVDELQKKGYQIKIDELTTALSAVKQISGLMGRWQVLQQKPLVICDTGHNEDGIKEVLKNIALTSHQNLHMVIGMVKDKDITKVLSLLPLDAIYYFCAPQLERAKPAQELANEAISLGFKGEVFPSVLDALEAAKNEAKEDDLVFVGGSTFVVAEVV, encoded by the coding sequence ATGTCTCCATACTCACATCTAAAAAATTATCAGCAAACGCTAGACTATTTATACGCTAAGCTGCCGATGTTTACTCGTATTGGGGCTGAGGCCATTAAAAAAGATTTAACCAATACATTAGCTTTTTGCGAGGTTTTAGGGAATCCTCATCAAAAAATAAAAACCATACATGTTGCAGGTACTAATGGAAAAGGTTCTGTATCGCATATGCTAGCGGCTATTTTACAAGAATCTGGTTATAAAACCGGTCTATATACCTCGCCACATTTAAGAGATTTTAGAGAACGAATTAAGATAAACGGAGTAATGATGCCTGAGGATGATGTTATTCAGTTCGTAAGGCTTCATCAACAAGTTATTGAGGATATCTCTCCTTCTTTCTTTGAGGTTACGGTTGCTATGGCTTTTGATTATTTTGCTCAACAAGAAGTAGATATAGCTATCATAGAAGTAGGTTTGGGTGGTCGATTAGATTCTACCAATATCATCACTCCAGAGCTTTCTGTTATCACCAATATTGGTTATGACCATATGAATATTTTGGGCGATACTTTAGCGCAGATAGCATCAGAAAAGGCAGGTATCATCAAGCAAAATATACCAGTTGTAGTGGGCGAGTATTTAGAGGAAACTTTACCCATTTTTACTACAAAAGCAAAGCAGGAAAATGCAGCTATTCGTTTTGCTGCTGATGAGCTTGAAGTAAAAGTCATTAGCCAAACAGCTCAAAAGATGGAGCTTGAGGTGAAAAGCAAATTTATAAATGCTCAATTTAGCTTAGATTTAGCAGCAACCTATCAAATTAAAAACTTTAAGGCTGTTTTATTAGCTGTTGATGAACTTCAAAAAAAAGGTTATCAAATTAAAATCGATGAGTTAACAACTGCACTTTCTGCAGTAAAGCAAATAAGCGGTTTAATGGGGCGTTGGCAAGTTTTACAGCAAAAGCCTTTAGTTATTTGTGATACCGGCCATAATGAAGATGGTATAAAAGAAGTTCTAAAAAATATAGCGCTTACATCTCATCAAAACCTCCATATGGTTATCGGTATGGTGAAAGATAAAGATATTACTAAAGTCTTAAGCTTATTACCGCTTGATGCTATTTATTATTTTTGTGCACCTCAATTAGAAAGAGCCAAACCAGCACAAGAACTTGCAAATGAGGCCATTTCTTTAGGCTTTAAAGGCGAAGTATTCCCTTCTGTTTTGGATGCCTTGGAAGCTGCTAAAAATGAAGCTAAAGAAGATGATTTGGTTTTTGTAGGAGGCAGTACTTTTGTAGTGGCAGAGGTGGTGTAA
- a CDS encoding TonB-dependent receptor: MILKYKIKAFLSLGLIVSLPVFLQAQVKPEEQKPKATQQPTEEESKTSVTEEIEVVREYKPILADAVKIRRNPDLNSNKAFNPRVRYNLLDKRLELNSEIRTLEAQQLKPLKDEDLKNNYAKAGLGNLGTTLGSLHLGTGRDQALQAGFNFDHWSMSGKLNQQKMSEQDLGVYGRSIGEQIVLDGKINYNRRTNYFYGLDPAASFTNPDPVKQRFNFIEGKGELYNRVDAYDENKLAYAAQLYGYLFNNIFEGKENTIIVSGGLSKNISKFQIGANANLDFTTTRDRAYGSLNNHILKLNPFVKIDGEQFEVVAGINYVNEFGGDNQRMNLFPAASIDFTLIKNYLSVFGVLGGDVHKTRLKDLSYTNPFLNENINIRNQIEKFSIEGGVKGTLSANIGYKASVHYKTIGDFSYFVNDSTRLQAFQVEYITENSNILGLTGELNVQFSKAFRLDGKLELNQYNLKNELNAWYYPGIRLSSTASFNITEKLKIDADVYLQGETKAKLYTTSSVDPNDFQVRTIKAFADLGAGASYQINKKFGAFLRVNNLLGTAYERYLFYPNYGFNILGGVSYGF; this comes from the coding sequence ATGATATTAAAATATAAGATAAAAGCATTTTTAAGTTTAGGATTGATAGTTTCTTTGCCTGTTTTTTTACAAGCACAGGTTAAACCAGAAGAGCAGAAACCTAAAGCCACTCAGCAACCTACAGAGGAAGAAAGCAAAACATCTGTAACAGAGGAAATAGAGGTTGTTAGAGAATATAAGCCTATATTGGCCGATGCTGTTAAAATAAGACGTAACCCGGATTTAAACAGTAATAAAGCTTTTAACCCCAGAGTGCGTTATAATTTATTAGATAAAAGATTAGAACTCAACTCAGAAATCAGGACTTTAGAGGCACAGCAATTAAAGCCCCTTAAAGACGAAGATTTAAAAAATAACTACGCAAAAGCAGGTTTAGGTAATTTGGGAACTACTTTGGGTAGTTTACATTTAGGCACTGGCAGAGACCAAGCGCTACAAGCTGGCTTTAACTTTGACCATTGGAGTATGAGTGGGAAGTTAAATCAGCAAAAAATGTCTGAACAAGATTTAGGTGTTTACGGCAGAAGTATAGGCGAGCAAATTGTATTAGATGGAAAGATTAATTACAACCGTAGAACCAATTATTTTTATGGTTTAGACCCAGCTGCTTCTTTTACCAACCCCGATCCGGTTAAGCAAAGATTTAATTTTATTGAAGGTAAAGGCGAACTTTATAATCGTGTTGATGCTTATGACGAAAATAAATTGGCTTATGCTGCTCAGTTATACGGTTATTTATTTAATAATATTTTTGAAGGGAAAGAAAATACCATTATTGTTTCTGGTGGTTTAAGTAAAAACATTAGTAAGTTTCAAATTGGTGCAAATGCCAATTTAGATTTTACCACAACTAGAGACAGAGCTTATGGTTCCTTAAATAATCATATTTTAAAATTAAATCCTTTTGTAAAGATAGATGGTGAGCAATTTGAAGTTGTTGCGGGTATCAATTACGTGAATGAATTTGGTGGTGATAACCAACGTATGAACTTATTTCCTGCTGCCAGTATAGATTTTACACTTATTAAAAATTACCTGTCTGTATTTGGTGTTTTAGGTGGCGATGTTCATAAAACCCGTTTAAAAGATTTAAGCTATACCAATCCGTTTTTAAACGAGAATATCAACATCAGAAACCAAATAGAAAAATTTAGTATTGAGGGTGGTGTAAAAGGTACTTTATCTGCTAATATTGGTTATAAAGCATCTGTACATTATAAAACCATCGGAGATTTTAGTTACTTCGTAAACGATTCTACCAGATTACAAGCTTTCCAAGTTGAATATATCACAGAAAACAGCAATATTTTGGGTTTAACTGGCGAACTTAACGTTCAATTTTCTAAAGCCTTTAGGTTAGATGGTAAACTAGAGTTAAATCAATACAACTTAAAGAACGAATTAAATGCATGGTATTATCCTGGTATTAGATTAAGTTCTACAGCATCATTCAACATCACAGAGAAGCTTAAAATAGATGCTGATGTTTATTTACAAGGAGAAACTAAAGCGAAGTTATATACCACATCATCTGTAGATCCTAATGATTTCCAGGTAAGAACCATTAAAGCTTTCGCTGATTTAGGTGCTGGTGCGTCTTATCAAATAAATAAGAAGTTTGGTGCATTTTTAAGAGTTAATAACTTATTAGGTACTGCTTATGAGCGCTATTTGTTTTATCCAAACTATGGATTTAACATACTTGGCGGTGTAAGCTATGGTTTTTAA
- a CDS encoding SPOR domain-containing protein gives MDISFNIKDILEKNNLAIFPGLGVFYKKRQEGFFDENLLVFHPPKEIIQFSTVIPEEVENPVLDYICHTRKVSTASADYLLNQFVTQLKDILAQQKELPLNGLGKLVAHDGDLVFEEEKALETNLSYFGLPLVNIKPDAIVESKVILEDLEEEKEEEQASFSLAEQALNASLSGSTEVKEKKKPKKWLFILIPVMLVLISALALYFFNPDLYNQYFNPNLNNQDVKVVVPVRVTQEQQDSSLADSVYNEIEKNAKAQGLEIEKVKDSTNVTVSNKAVPNKAGIRYEIIIAAWQTKAKAEQHVKKLKENGINAFIVEDADGPMIKISAATFYNKAEAEAELKRVREELNPEAFIKPIKPLK, from the coding sequence ATGGATATTTCCTTCAATATAAAAGACATTTTAGAAAAGAATAATCTGGCAATATTTCCAGGTTTAGGTGTGTTTTACAAAAAAAGACAAGAGGGTTTTTTTGACGAAAATCTACTCGTTTTTCATCCACCAAAAGAAATCATCCAATTTTCTACGGTAATTCCAGAAGAAGTAGAAAACCCTGTTCTAGATTATATTTGTCATACCCGTAAAGTTTCTACAGCCTCGGCAGACTATTTATTAAATCAGTTTGTAACGCAGTTAAAAGATATTTTAGCTCAGCAAAAAGAATTACCCTTAAATGGCTTAGGTAAATTGGTAGCGCATGATGGTGATTTGGTTTTTGAAGAAGAAAAGGCATTAGAAACTAACTTATCTTACTTTGGTTTACCACTGGTAAATATAAAACCAGATGCCATAGTAGAATCTAAAGTTATTTTAGAGGACTTAGAAGAAGAAAAAGAAGAGGAACAAGCATCTTTTTCTTTAGCTGAACAAGCCCTTAACGCTTCTTTATCTGGCTCAACAGAAGTTAAAGAGAAGAAGAAACCGAAGAAATGGTTATTTATTTTAATTCCTGTCATGTTAGTTTTAATTTCTGCGCTTGCTCTTTATTTCTTTAATCCTGATTTATATAACCAATATTTTAATCCAAATCTTAACAATCAAGATGTTAAGGTCGTAGTGCCAGTTAGGGTAACACAAGAGCAACAAGATTCATCTCTGGCAGATTCTGTATATAACGAGATTGAGAAAAATGCCAAAGCTCAAGGTTTGGAGATAGAAAAAGTAAAAGATTCTACCAATGTAACTGTTAGCAATAAAGCTGTACCAAACAAGGCAGGAATACGTTATGAGATTATTATTGCCGCATGGCAAACCAAAGCTAAAGCAGAACAGCATGTTAAAAAGCTAAAAGAAAACGGAATAAATGCTTTTATTGTTGAAGATGCTGATGGCCCCATGATTAAAATAAGCGCTGCTACTTTTTATAATAAAGCAGAAGCAGAAGCCGAGTTAAAAAGAGTTAGAGAAGAATTAAATCCAGAAGCTTTTATAAAGCCTATAAAACCTTTAAAATAA
- a CDS encoding energy transducer TonB: MIDLLKSNPDNNYPKAIACSLGLLIGFVLLSIFYIINTAEPPEEVGVGGIIVNYGTSDEGMGSDYMSIEEPSVDPNANLTAPDKIIPDANTAETPTTQNNANDIITQDMEDAVAVKTKTNASSTAPSQNTDVKETKPTVNQNALYKGNKNKGSGAGDGITGTPGNQGKPTGDPLANNYDGTGSGNGGVALSLASRRFVSSPAIKDNGQKAGKIVVEIRVDKNGVVTSAKAGARGTTLTDADLWDKCEAAAVGSRFNILDSAPETQIGYITFNFKVK; encoded by the coding sequence ATGATTGATCTCTTAAAATCAAATCCTGATAATAATTACCCAAAGGCAATTGCTTGCTCTTTAGGGCTTCTTATTGGTTTTGTATTGTTAAGCATTTTTTATATCATCAATACGGCAGAGCCACCTGAAGAAGTTGGTGTAGGCGGAATTATTGTTAACTATGGTACTTCTGACGAAGGTATGGGTAGCGATTATATGAGTATTGAAGAGCCATCTGTAGATCCTAATGCTAATTTAACAGCTCCTGATAAGATTATACCTGATGCTAATACAGCCGAGACGCCTACTACGCAAAATAATGCTAACGACATTATAACCCAAGATATGGAGGATGCGGTGGCTGTGAAAACCAAAACAAACGCTAGCAGTACAGCGCCTAGTCAGAATACAGATGTAAAAGAAACCAAACCAACCGTTAACCAAAACGCTTTATACAAGGGGAATAAAAATAAAGGTTCTGGTGCTGGTGATGGTATTACAGGAACACCAGGAAACCAAGGTAAACCAACCGGAGACCCTTTAGCCAACAATTATGATGGTACCGGTTCTGGTAATGGTGGTGTGGCATTGTCTCTAGCGAGTAGAAGATTTGTGAGTAGTCCTGCTATTAAAGATAATGGTCAAAAAGCAGGTAAAATAGTTGTAGAGATTAGGGTAGATAAAAATGGAGTTGTAACTAGCGCTAAAGCAGGAGCAAGAGGTACAACCTTAACAGATGCCGATTTATGGGATAAATGCGAAGCCGCTGCAGTAGGCTCAAGATTTAACATCTTAGATTCTGCCCCAGAAACTCAAATAGGATATATCACTTTTAACTTCAAAGTGAAATAA